The following proteins come from a genomic window of Gossypium raimondii isolate GPD5lz chromosome 5, ASM2569854v1, whole genome shotgun sequence:
- the LOC105770476 gene encoding uncharacterized protein LOC105770476: protein MEETTKPRRNASNRKPLIDLTNTIPSSLPSSQSSSASIKTQIKSSRPSDLKSLPSNPNTSLKRTSKLTPTDSTTNINNNNNDKKENEICPSDKANPSSKPSPPSKTASVSDFEPCTVYRRRTAKKKKSKGKEVAEPLSSLFETRTPSLRKKKVGDGDIGISKSCPMPCKKKQCRDKAEINASKLDLPQDFINKQRAYFAEVDAFELEEEVASGNESN from the exons ATGGAAGAAACAACAAAACCAAGAAGAAATGCCAGCAACAGGAAACCCCTTATTGATCTCACCAATACAATCCCATCCTCTCTTCCTTCTTCCCAATCCTCCTCTGCTTCTATCAAAACCCAAATCAAATCTTCGCGCCCTTCGGATCTTAAATCCCTTCCTAGCAACCCCAATACCAGCCTTAAGCGCACCTCTAAGCTTACCCCCACTGACTCCAccacaaatataaataataataacaatgacaagaaggaaaatgaaattTGTCCGAGTGACAAGGCAAATCCTAGCTCCAAGCCGTCTCCGCCGTCAAAAACAGCTTCCGTTTCGG ATTTTGAGCCTTGTACAGTTTACAGGAGACGCACTGCTAAGAAAAAGAAGAGTAAAGGGAAGGAAGTTGCGGAGCCTTTGAGTAGCCTTTTTGAAACGAGGACTCCCAGCTTAAG GAAAAAGAAGGTTGGAGATGGTGATATTGGTATCTCTAAATCATGCCCAATGCCATGTAAAAAG AAGCAATGCCGAGACAAGGCTGAGATAAATGCTTCTAAGCTTGACTTGCCCCAAGATTTCATCAACAAACAAAGAGCGTATTTTGCGGAGGTTGATGCATTTGAACTGGAAGAGGAGGTCGCATCAGGTAATGAGTCGAACTAG
- the LOC105770477 gene encoding uncharacterized protein LOC105770477, with protein MPLYDCMLLLKPHVKKEGLIDLVARVGRHVYSRNGVLTELKSFGTVQLGYGIRKLSGRYYQGQLMQMTMMATPNINKELQYLNKEDRLLRWLLVKHRDSKYGLEFLNEDDGELELSKLSRGNIYEEDIDDDDDDDDDDEYDENPGNGGKL; from the exons ATGCCTCTATATGATTGTATGCTTTTATTGAAGCCCCATGTGAAGAAGGAGGGGCTCATCGATTTGGTAGCACGTGTAGGTAGACATGTTTATAGCAGAAATGGGGTTCTCACTGAGCTCAAATCATTTGGCACTGTTCAATTAGGTTATGGCATCAGGAAGCTCTCCGGAAGATACTACCAG GGTCAACTCATGCAGATGACAATGATGGCCACACCCAATATCAACAAGGAGCTGCAGTACTTGAACAAGGAAGACAGACTGTTGCGTTGGCTTTTAGTTAAGCATCGTGACTCGAAATATGGGCTGGAATTCCTTAATGAAGATGATGGGGAATTGGAGCTTAGCAAACTCTCTCGAGGCAATATATATGAAGAGGACATTgatgacgacgacgacgacgacgatgaTGATGAATACGATGAGAACCCAGGCAATGGCGGAAAACTCTGA